One segment of Castanea sativa cultivar Marrone di Chiusa Pesio chromosome 3, ASM4071231v1 DNA contains the following:
- the LOC142628886 gene encoding uncharacterized protein LOC142628886 has protein sequence MDEKSIGMISLKESLSWKVYVDGAANQRGLGVELVLISPDKIIIEKSLRMDFSATNNGAEYEALLVGMPMVQKMGGKTVEMFSDSRLVVGQVEGKLEAKDPRMQKYLSQVRRLQSKFESFTLVQISRSRNTHANSLATLATSSAQSLPWVILVEDLFKPTKMNVDTVCVHQIKVGPSWMNPIVLYLKENILPKEKSEADKVRRKAPRFWPSEDQKLYKRSFSGPYLLCIHLEATELLLEKLHKGICGSHTGGRSLSHRALTEGYWWPNM, from the coding sequence atggatgaaaaatcaattggcatGATCTCCCTGAAGGAATCTTTGTCATGGAAGGTGTACGTGGATGGTGcggcaaatcaaagaggattaGGAGTAGAGCTAGTTTTAATATCTCCGGATAAGATCAttattgagaaatctttgaggaTGGATTTCTCGGCCACGAATAATGGagccgagtatgaagctctactaGTAGGAATGCCCATGGTTCAAAAGATGGGAGGGAAGACTGTGGAgatgttctcagattcaagattggttgtaggccaagtggaagggaaactgGAAGCCAAAGATCCGAGGATGCAGAAGTATTTAAGTCAGGTTAGACgtttacaatcaaaatttgagtCTTTCACCTTAGTGCAAATTTCGAGAAGTAGAAATACTCATGCTAACTCTCTAGCCAccctggcaacgtcctcggcacagAGCTTACCTTGGGTCATTTTGGTGGAAGATTTGTTTAAGCCTACTAAGATGAATGTAGATACAGTCTGTGTTCATCAGATTAAGGTGGGTCCTAGCTGGATGAACCCCATTGTGCTGTACCTTAAAGAGAACATCTTACCTAAGGAAAAGTCCGAGGCTGACAAAGTACGTAGAAAAGCTCCTCGATTTTGGCCATCTGAGGATCAAAAGCTATACAAGCGCTCTTTTTCTGGACCATACCTGCTATGTATACACCTTGAAGCAACAGAGCTACTTCTAGAAAAATTGCAtaaaggaatttgtggaagtcacacaggaggtAGATCCTTatctcatagagcccttaccgAAGGATActggtggcccaatatgtag
- the LOC142628885 gene encoding ARF guanine-nucleotide exchange factor GNL2: MEDENQDTYENNNRERKKIKTKRKELGLSCMLNTEVSALLAVIRRPPEPTSPYYFSSDDHFDSSTLLHSLKSLRALIFNPHQEWHNIDPSLYISPFLLVIQGDDVPAAATGVALFALLKILNLEIFDEKTKGAKEAINSIVTAISGCRLEKTDSSTEDAVMMRILQVLTAIMKHCASVLLSDHVVCNIVNTCFQVVQHSAGRGDLLQRNARYALHELIQIIFSRLPDLAIKDSESESESESGSESETGTDDSSGGGGDLNSGYGIRSAVDVFHFLCSLLNVVRVVEMEGSTFHDPDEDLQHFALVLINSAIELSGEEIGRHSKLLRMIQDDLFHHLIHYGTCSSPLVLSMICSTVLNIYHFLRRFIRLQLEAFFAIVLLRVVPLASSMSLQEVALEGLITFCRQPTFIIEAYVNYDCDPLSRSLFEEIGKLLCKNSFPMTSPVTTLQVLAFEGLATMIHNIADNIDKEDDSSPIGPYPVVITEYSPFWEEKSKDELESWVDFVRIRKAQKKKILIAASHFNRDEKKGLEYLKFSKLVSDPPDPKAYAFFFRYTPGLDKNMIGDYLGDPSHFNIEVLREFTDTFKFSGMVLDIALRSYLETFRLPGEAQKIQRILEAFSERFYDEQSSDVFVSKDAVFILCYSVIMLNTDQHNPQVKKKMTEEEFIRNNRAINGGQDLPREYLSELFHSISNKAITLFGQSGVSVEMHPSKWIELINRSKLAQPLILCDFDRRLGRDMFACIAGPTVASLCAFFEHTDEEELLQECTEMLISIARIAQYGLEDTLDQLLASFCKFTTLLNPYASTEETLFAFSNDLKPKMATLAVFTIANNFGESIRGGWRNIVDCLLKLKRLKLLPQSVIEFDSASASSSDIPKEPESGIIFPSHDPKFGSRQASGTISRFSHFLSLESMEDSLSLNLSEFEQNLKIIKQCRIGNIFSNSSNLPDDALLNLGRSLIFAAAGKGQKFSTPVEEEETVGFCWDLVIAIALANIHRFQTFWTNFHDYMLSVAQFPLFSPIPFAEKAILGLFKVCLKLLGTYRVDKIPEELIFKSINLMWKLDKEILDTCCEFITQSVSKVLIEYPANLQTQLGWKSVLHLLSVTGRHSETYDQGVEALIMLMSDGTHVSRTNYVYCIDCAFSFVALKNSPLEKNLKILDLMADSVNLLTQWYKNHHAENNLSVSSNTSNSSLEENSKSLGSSNFTLNLFLKLGEALRKSSLARREEMRNHAIVALQKSFSLAQDLDFSPTNCMNCFNLVIFAMVDDLHEKMLEYSRRENSEREMRSMERTLEIAMELLTNVFLQFLKQISEGPGFRTFWLGVLRRMDTCMKADLGQYGTSKIEELVPDLLKKMITQMKEKGILVQKEGADLWEITYIQIQWIAPSLKEELFPEEMF; the protein is encoded by the exons ATGGAGGATGAAAATCAAGACACATATGAAAACAACAAccgagaaagaaagaaaataaaaacaaaaaggaaagagcTGGGACTTTCGTGCATGCTAAACACGGAAGTAAGCGCCCTTCTCGCCGTAATTCGCCGTCCTCCAGAACCAACCTCTCCCTACTACTTCTCTTCAGACGACCATTTCGATTCCTCCACCTTATTACATTCTTTGAAATCGCTTCGAGCCTTAATCTTCAATCCTCACCAAGAATGGCACAACATCGACCCCTCCCTCTACATCTCCCCTTTCCTCCTCGTTATTCAAGGTGACGACGTTCCTGCTGCCGCCACCGGCGTGGCTCTCTTCGCCTTGTTAAAAATACTCAACCTCGAAATCTTCGACGAGAAGACAAAAGGAGCTAAGGAGGCTATCAATTCTATTGTGACCGCCATCAGCGGCTGTCGGCTTGAGAAAACAGATTCTTCTACAGAGGATGCTGTGATGATGAGGATTTTACAGGTTTTAACCGCCATTATGAAGCACTGTGCCTCGGTTTTGTTATCCGATCATGTGGTTTGTAACATTGTTAATACGTGTTTTCAAGTGGTGCAACATTCGGCAGGTAGAGGTGATTTGCTTCAGCGCAACGCAAGGTATGCATTGCATGAGCTGATTCAGATCATATTCTCTCGCTTGCCTGATCTCGCCATTAAGGATTCTGAATCCGAATCCGAATCTGAATCTGGATCTGAATCTGAGACTGGTACGGATGATTCttctggtggtggtggtgatttgaATTCCGGGTATGGCATTCGATCTGCAGTTGATGTCTTTCATTTCTTGTGCTCTCTGCTCAATGTTGTTCGAGTTGTGGAGATGGAAGGCTCTACATTTCATGACCCAGATGAAGACCTTCAGCATTTCGCGCTGGTTTTGATCAATTCCGCCATTGAATTGAGCGGAGAAGAAATTGGGAGGCATTCGAAGCTTTTGAGGATGATTCAAGACGATCTGTTTCATCATTTGATCCACTATGGGACTTGTTCGAGCCCTCTTGTCTTATCCATGATTTGTAGCACTGTTTTGAATATCTACCACTTTCTTCGCAG GTTTATTCGTCTCCAACTAGAAGCTTTCTTTGCAATTGTACTGCTTAGAGTTGTTCCTCTTGCAAGCTCAATGTCACTTCAAGAAGTTGCACTTGAAGGACTTATTACTTTCTGCAGGCAACCAACATTTATAATTGAAGCCTACGTGAACTATGATTGTGATCCCCTTAGTCGAAGTTTGTTCGAGGAAATTGGAAAGCTACTTTGCAAGAACTCGTTCCCAATGACTAGCCCTGTGACCACTTTACAGGTACTAGCCTTCGAAGGATTAGCAACCATGATTCACAACATTGCAGACAATATTGACAAAGAAGATGATTCGAGCCCTATTGGTCCATACCCGGTTGTGATAACTGAGTATAGCCCCTTTTGGGAGGAGAAATCCAAAGATGAATTGGAATCTTGGGTGGACTTTGTAAGGATAAGGAAAgcacagaaaaagaaaatattgattgCAGCAAGCCATTTCAATAGAGATGAAAAGAAGGGTTTGGAGTACCTGAAATTTTCTAAGTTGGTTTCTGATCCTCCAGATCCAAAAGCCTATGCTTTCTTCTTCCGCTATACTCCTGGACTAGACAAGAACATGATTGGGGATTATCTTGGTGACCCTAGTCATTTTAACATTGAAGTTCTTAGGGAATTCACAGATACCTTTAAATTTTCAGGCATGGTTCTTGATATTGCTCTACGATCTTATCTAGAAACTTTTCGTTTGCCAGGTGAGGCCCAAAAGATCCAACGGATCCTTGAAGCATTCTCAGAGAGATTCTATGATGAACAATCCTCAGATGTTTTTGTAAGCAAGGATGCGGTTTTCATTCTTTGCTACTCCGTCATTATGCTCAATACTGATCAACACAATCcgcaagtgaagaagaagatgacagAAGAAGAGTTCATCAGGAACAATAGGGCAATCAATGGCGGGCAGGATCTTCCAAGGGAGTATCTCTCAGAGctttttcattccatttcaAACAAAGCAATCACCCTTTTTGGTCAGTCTGGTGTGTCAGTAGAAATGCATCCAAGCAAATGGATTGAGCTGATAAACCGATCTAAACTTGCACAGCCTCTCATACTATGTGATTTTGATCGTCGGTTGGGAAGAGATATGTTTGCTTGCATTGCTGGCCCCACAGTTGCTTCTCTCTGTGCATTCTTTGAGCATACTGATGAAGAAGAATTGCTCCAGGAATGCACTGAAATGCTAATCTCAATAGCCAGGATAGCTCAGTACGGATTAGAAGACACTCTAGATCAGCTCCTTGCCTCATTCTGTAAATTCACTACACTGTTGAATCCGTATGCCTCAACAGAAGAAACCCTTTTTGCTTTTAGCAATGATTTGAAGCCAAAAATGGCTACACTGGCTGTTTTCACCATTGCCAACAACTTTGGGGAATCAATTCGAGGGGGATGGAGAAATATTGTGGATTGCTTATTGAAACTTAAAAGGCTAAAGCTACTTCCTCAATCTGTCATTGAATTTGATAGTGCTTCCGCCTCATCATCTGACATCCCAAAGGAACCTGAATCAGGCATAATCTTCCCTTCTCATGACCCTAAATTTGGAAGCCGCCAGGCTTCTGGCACTATTAGTcgattttctcattttctgtcacttgaaagcatggaagactCTTTGTCCCTAAACCTAAGTGAATTTGAACAGAATCTGAAGATCATCAAACAGTGCCGTATTGGGAATATCTTCAGTAATAGTTCAAACTTGCCTGATGATGCTTTGCTCAATCTTGGGCGCTCTCTGATATTTGCAGCTGCTGGAAAAGGCCAAAAGTTCAGCACACctgttgaagaagaagaaactgtTGGGTTCTGTTGGGACTTGGTCATTGCCATTGCTTTGGCCAACATACATAGGTTCCAGACATTTTGGACTAATTTTCATGATTATATGCTATCAGTTGCTCAGTTTCCTTTGTTCTCTCCAATTCCATTCGCAGAGAAGGCCATTCTAGGCCTTTTTAAAGTCTGCCTTAAGCTCCTTGGTACATATCGAGTTGACAAAATCCCTGAGGAGCTCATTTTCAAGTCTATCAATTTAATGTGGAAACTCGACAAAGAAATTCTGGACACATGTTGTGAGTTCATAACACAATCAGTGAGCAAGGTTCTTATTGAGTATCCTGCAAACTTGCAAACCCAACTTGGATGGAAATCAGTCCTTCATTTGTTATCAGTCACTGGGCGGCACTCTGAAACCTATGATCAGGGAGTTGAGGCTTTGATCATGTTGATGTCAGATGGGACCCATGTTTCACGGACAAACTATGTCTACTGTATAGATTGTGCATTTAGTTTTGTTGCACTCAAGAACAGTCCATTGGAGAAGAATTTAAAGATACTGGACCTAATGGCAGATTCTGTGAATTTGTTGACCCAATGGTATAAAAATCATCACGCAGAGAACAATTTGAGTGTCTCAAGCAATACAAGTAACTCCTCTTTAGAGGAAAATTCAAAGAGTCTTGGCTCTTCAAACTTTACCTTGAATTTATTTCTTAAACTAGGGGAAGCACTTAGAAAGTCCAGCTTAGCCCGGCGAGAAGAGATGAGAAACCATGCAATCGTAGCTCTTCAAAAAAGCTTCTCACTGGCTCAGGACTTGGATTTCTCACCAACTAACTGTATGAATTGTTTTAACCTTGTCATTTTTGCAATGGTCGATGATTTACATGAAAAGATGTTAGAATACTCAAGAAGGGAGAACTCAGAGAGGGAGATGAGAAGTATGGAACGGACCCTAGAGATTGCAATGGAGCTCTTGACAAATGTATTCTTGCAGTTCTTGAAACAGATATCAGAGGGCCCTGGATTTCGGACATTCTGGCTAGGGGTGTTAAGAAGAATGGATACATGTATGAAAGCTGATTTGGGACAGTATGGTACATCAAAAATTGAAGAACTAGTCCCAGACTTGTTGAAAAAGATGATCACACAGATGAAGGAAAAGGGGATTTTAGTGCAGAAAGAAGGTGCTGATCTCTGGGAGATTACATACATTCAGATTCAATGGATAGCTCCTTCACTCAAGGAGGAACTATTTCCTGAAGAAATGttttag